The nucleotide sequence TTCCATTGCTCAAGAGCTCCGATGTCGCCAACGGCAGGCAGGCAATCGGGCGCCGCTGGATACTAATGACGCAAAGGCATGCCGGCGATGACACGACGCGATTGGAGACCGGCTCGCCGTTAACATGGAGCTACCTGCAGGCCAATCTGGCCGCGATTCAACGTCGAGCCAGTAATATGTACAAGAGCCAACATCCGTTTGCCATGTACGGCGTTGGACCGTATTCTTATGCACCATGGAAGGTCGCCATTAGCGGCCTCTATAAGCGACTGTTCTTTCAGCTGATTCCGCCCTTTGACGGCAAACCGGTAATCTTAGACGACACCTGTTATTTCCTGCCGTTTGAAACCGAAATTGCCGCAAAGACGGTGTATGACTTGCTGAATTCCACTCCGGCACAAGAATTCCTGGAGTCCCTGGTGTTTTGGGATTCCAAGCGACCGATTACAGCGGACCTGCTACGCAGCCTTGACCTTGAGCGCCTGGCAAAGACACTGGGCAAAGGCGATCTCTTCGTCGTCCCGGCATCCAAACGAGCAGGAGCGGAGCGGCAGCTCGATCTTGGGACGGATTGACGAACCTCGCAAGCCCGGACGTTCGTTGTACCCTTGAAATCCGTGCATGCAAACGCCCCCGACCAACCGGCCAGGGGCGTTGCCATTTCTGTTTCTCCCATATCCTGTGGGGGGACAGGGGGGAGTCCTCAGTCTTCTATCTACGAATTTCCGCCCGCACCGCGCCCCGCGCCGAGTTCGCTACAATAATCTTCTCCGCTCGGTCCAGATCGGAAACCGTGATGATCGCTTCCCGCCCGCGCCCTTCCGCCACCCAGCGCTCACGGTAGATTCCCGGCAGTAGCCCGCACTCTAAGGCGGGCGTCAGCCATTTCCCATCCAGCTTGACAAACAGGTTCGTCCGCGTCCCCTCCGTTGCTTCGCCGCTTGCGTTTAGCAAGAGCGCTTCGTCCGCCCCCGCCGCTTGCGCCGCCGCCTGCGCACGCTCATAGATCCCCCGCTCCGTCGTCTTATGATAGAGAAACACATCTTGCGGATCGACCGGCTCTCTATCATAGATGAAGAGCCGCACTTCCTGCGCCGACCACGGCTCGAGCGGAGACGTCTGCACGCTGATCTCAGTCGGCGTTAGCTCAACCCTGACCCGCATCCCGTCCCCCCTTCCAAGGGGGGACAACAGGGGGGTGTCTGCGCTCTCCCCTCCCTTTACGGGGGGGCTGGGGGGGGTGACGCTTCGCAACTCCACAATCACATTCCGCAAGTCCAGCTCCCACCCAAAATACGCCGCCGACCGCCTCAGCCTTCGCAAATGCAGATGCAGATTCCGGAATCCCTCGCCGGGCACCCATGCCAGAGTCTCGATCAGCGCGAACTCCGGGAAGGGAGCGGTATTCAGGAATCTGCCCTTCAACAGCGTCTCCTGCCATTCCGCTGCCGGATCGGAGTCGGCGACAATCCCCGAACCCAACCCAAGCGTCGTCCGCCGAGCCAGATTGTAGGGACCGACTGCGTCGCCCGCCTTCGCATCCCAGCCGGAATCCGGTTCCGCTCCCCTCCGCTTCAGCGGGGGGACAGAGGGGGGAACTCGGCTCGGGTTTTGGGTTTTGGGTTTTGGATTTTGGATTTCCAGTGTCCTGATCGCCACATTCAATTCAAAATCCCCGCCCGGAAAGAACAGCCCTACCGTCCCGCAATAGACTCCGCGCGGCTCCGGCTCCAGATCACGGATGATCTCCATGGCCCGCACCTTTGGTGCGCCCGTCACCGACCCGGGCGGGAACACTGCGGCAAAGATCTCGGAAAGCGAGACGCCGGCGCCGAGTTCGCCGCGCACCAAGCTCGTCATCTGGTGCACCGTCGGAAAACGGCTAACCACGCACCACTCGGGCACCT is from candidate division KSB1 bacterium and encodes:
- a CDS encoding chorismate-binding protein gives rise to the protein MTQEQSARIRAWVEMPASWGDPPRRFVFGEPLERWQADTLEQVRPALDRVAAAQRSGHYIVGYVSYEAGPAFDPALRTPPPGALPYAWFAAFNGPIGTPAAPEMVPPSKGQLTGTGLGPAPSVSGTRFSTTENDYLRSVEHALAHIRAGDIYQVNYTVRAEFDLNGDPFALFLDRLAAVPMPHAAYLDGGEWAIVSLSPELFLRRRGQILESRPMKGTAARRPSWRDDEAARRGLAASDKERAENTMIVDLVRNDLGRVCRAGSVQVPEWCVVSRFPTVHQMTSLVRGELGAGVSLSEIFAAVFPPGSVTGAPKVRAMEIIRDLEPEPRGVYCGTVGLFFPGGDFELNVAIRTLEIQNPKPKTQNPSRVPPSVPPLKRRGAEPDSGWDAKAGDAVGPYNLARRTTLGLGSGIVADSDPAAEWQETLLKGRFLNTAPFPEFALIETLAWVPGEGFRNLHLHLRRLRRSAAYFGWELDLRNVIVELRSVTPPSPPVKGGESADTPLLSPLGRGDGMRVRVELTPTEISVQTSPLEPWSAQEVRLFIYDREPVDPQDVFLYHKTTERGIYERAQAAAQAAGADEALLLNASGEATEGTRTNLFVKLDGKWLTPALECGLLPGIYRERWVAEGRGREAIITVSDLDRAEKIIVANSARGAVRAEIRR